A single genomic interval of Oryza sativa Japonica Group chromosome 7, ASM3414082v1 harbors:
- the LOC4342727 gene encoding seed allergenic protein RA5 precursor, with protein MASNKVVFSVLLLAVVSVLAATATMAEYHHQDQVVYTPGPLCQPGMGYPMYPLPRCRALVKRQCVGRGTAAAAEQVRRDCCRQLAAVDDSWCRCEAISHMLGGIYRELGAPDVGHPMSEVFRGCRRGDLERAAASLPAFCNVDIPNGGGGVCYWLARSGY; from the coding sequence ATGGCTTCCAACAAGGTAGTGTTCTCAGTGTTgcttctcgccgtcgtctccgtgctcgcggcgacggcgaccatgGCGGAGTACCACCACCAAGACCAGGTGGTCTACACCCCGGGCCCGCTCTGTCAGCCAGGAATGGGCTACCCGATGTACCCGCTCCCGCGTTGCCGGGCGTTGGTGAAGCGCCAGTGCGTCGGCCGtggcacggccgccgccgccgagcaggtCCGGCGAGACTGCTGCCggcagctcgccgccgtcgacgacagCTGGTGCAGGTGCGAGGCGATCAGCCACATGCTGGGAGGCATCTACAGGGAGCTCGGCGCCCCCGATGTCGGGCACCCCATGTCCGAGGTGTTCCGCGGCTGCCGGAGAGGGGACttggagcgcgcggcggcgagcctccCGGCGTTCTGCAACGTGGACATCCCCAACGGCGGAGGTGGTGTCTGCTACTGGCTGGCGAGATCTGGCTACTAG